One Danio rerio strain Tuebingen ecotype United States chromosome 9, GRCz12tu, whole genome shotgun sequence genomic region harbors:
- the LOC141375030 gene encoding uncharacterized protein — MPDIFTLIALSFSLMLHNAHCIWDVSEPLNHTLNDDGSVNVTCMILGNENFSELDAKLKMNGKYVCEVEGKGETSGKYCSWRYEDKKFMFKLNNPKDIHNSTFSCEISKIKPFPVETMTGPEAKLFQEIPNCLTAHNASTQSQRQSQSQTSDRETVENDIGPLLLLYIILIIISCSFFLQIAICKWRTSSSMAPMLSQKESFVKF; from the exons CACACTGCATCTGGGACGTGAGTGAACCTCTCAACCACACACTCAATGACGATGGATCAGTCAATGTCACATGCATGATTTTGGGAAATGAAAATTTCAGTGAATTGGATGCCaagctgaaaatgaatggcaAATATGTGTGTGAGGTTGAAGGCAAAGGTGAAACTAGTGGAAAATATTGTTCATGGCGTTATGAAGACAAGAAATTCATGTTTAAATTGAACAATCCCAAAGACATACACAATTCTACATTTTCCTGTGAGATATCGAAAATTAAACCATTCCCTGTCGAAACAATGACAGGGCCAGAAGCTAAGCTTTTTCAAG AAATCCCAAACTGCCTCACTGCACACAATGCATCCACCCAGAGCCAGCGTCAAAGCCAGAGCCAGACTTCAGATCGGGAAACTGTTGAAAATGATATTGGTCCACTTCTTCTGCTATACATCATCTTGATCATCATTTCCTGCAGTTTTTTTCTACAG ATCGCCATCTGCAAATGGAGAACTTCTTCATCTATGGCACCGATGCTTTCCCAAAAAGAGAGCTTTGTGAAATTCTAG